The Chitinophagaceae bacterium nucleotide sequence AGTTCAATATTTAATTTTACTACCGGGGAAAAATATCATATTGCTTTCTGGGTACAGAAGCAGAGGATACGCATGTATGCCAACGATAAAAAGTGCTTGACTTACCCCGTGGATTAATTGACGGCTATGTGTACAATATTTTCAGGATACAAACTACTGCCGAAATAAAACCCATCATAGCGAATTTCAGAATAGCTGCGGGATTACCGGATATGCGTAATAAGTTATTAACTGAAGGTAAACTGATTTCTTACGGAATTCAGTTTGATGTAAATTCTGATAAAGTAAAACCTGAATCTTACGCTACAATCAAAGAAATTGCACAGGTACTGAAAGAAAATCCTGCACTTAAACTAAAAATTGTCGGGCATACAGACAGTGATGGTGATGATGCGTCAAACATGGATCTTTCCAAACGCAGAGCATTGGCTGTTAAAGCAGAACTCAATAAAACTTTCGAAATTGATAACAGCAGAATTGAAACAGACGGAAAAGGCGAATCTGTTCCAATAGCCGGCAATGATAATGCTGTAAATAAAGCCAAAAACAGGAGGGTTGAATTTATAAAACTGTAAATAAACTTTATGAAACGCATCTTAACGAATGCAGCATTCCTGTTTGTCTGCATGCCTGTTTGGCTAACTGCTCAGAATACAAAATACTTAACTGAAAAAAGCGGTATATGGTCTCTCTACAATAATAAACACCAACAGGGTGCAATGTTTGCTGCGTATGATAAAAATGTTACAGCAATCGCTGAATGGTTTCACCATAAGATTCCTTTACTGGCTAATCCAAAAGGCTTCGACCTTAATACCACCATCTTCGGAATGTGGGATGACAACTATAAAAAGAGAGCTTGTAATTATGCCATCAGGTCTCAACTCGTTTATAACTTTGAATTGTTTCTGCTTGAAAATGGAAAAGAAAGCAAGTGGGTAGTAGAACCTCCGCACTGGAGTTTTTACATCAACAATACCCATGCAGGTCACAGCTCAAATTTTTATTACGAAGGCTTTAAAGTGCAGGATGATCATCCATCATTAGAACTGCCTTTTGAAAAAGCAACCGCAGCCCTGGCTGATCTCTTCGCCGTTTTTCCTCTTGAAAAAGAAATTGCCCCTGGCGTACATCTCTATGGCGATGGCAACCTGGTTGTCTTTAATCCCGAACGCCCGGCTTTCTGGCTTCCTGTAATAGTGAAAGAAGTAATGGACATGAAACTTACTTATTACAGCATCAGGCCGCAGGATAAAGAAATACTATATGCCTACCTGAAGAAAGCCTATGATGAAATGACTACTGAAGAACTGAATGCCCCTGCATATTACGGTAGTGAAGATGGAATTGTACAGGTAAATGGTAAGAAAGAAGGATTACAAATTATGAAGTTCAATAAAGATTACTGGGATCGAAGTTTACCGTCTTCTGCAATTCAGTTCATCTGCATGTATTACAGCCCGAACAATGAAGAGTGGATGCAGGAATACATAAAAAATAACGGGCATCCGGATTATGCACAACTGGTAAGAAATGTAATTCCATTAAATGAACTGGCCGGATTGATTCAAAAGAAATAAAAACAATTAGTTTACTTTCCTATATTTCACAGTGTAATCAGCCGACATGTAATGCAGCAGTTGATACAATTTCACTTCAAATTCCTGCCCTTCTGAAGTCCAGTTAAAACTTTCGGCTGAATAAAACCCAAGACTGGGATCGGCATAATTGATGAAAGTCAGTTTACCATTTTGAAACTTATATTCTGTTTCAGCTGTAGATGGCCAGGCTGGTCCGGGAGAACCTGAACAGTTGAATTGAAGAACATGTTTTCCATTCTTTAGTGTAAACTGGAGTGTGCCTGCCGGCCCAGTTCCATCAGAACCTACCTTCACCCAAGTTCCAAGTATTTGGTCTTCTTCACTTATGGGTGCCTTGCCGCAACCGGTAAGCAACAGAGCAGAAAAGAAAGCTG carries:
- a CDS encoding OmpA family protein; protein product: MLDLPRGLIDGYVYNIFRIQTTAEIKPIIANFRIAAGLPDMRNKLLTEGKLISYGIQFDVNSDKVKPESYATIKEIAQVLKENPALKLKIVGHTDSDGDDASNMDLSKRRALAVKAELNKTFEIDNSRIETDGKGESVPIAGNDNAVNKAKNRRVEFIKL